The genome window TCCCATAGCCGCCACCGGCCTTGTAGACCCGATATGGGCAATGATAGCGATGGCGCTCAGCGTAACTGCTGTACTGTCAAATTCATTCATTGGAACATTGTTTATGCGGGGAAGAGCGGGGGCTGATCGCAGGACATTAGTCCATACATTGTCGCTCGATGTACCGTGGGTAGATTCTGTATCGTCACTGGAAAGGGTGGTGGACGTGGTTTCCGATCTGGACGGTGTCCTTTCAGTGAGCGGGAATATTTACAGAAAGGAGCTTACTGTACATTATGAAGACGGGGACGGCAGATCGATAGAGCAATGTATCCGCAGGACTGTGGATAATCGAAATTATTGATGCACAATCTCAAGGCCGGTCATTTCGACTGAAAGCGGTATGCAATTCGTCGAAGTGCTGTTCGCCCAATTCGGGGTTCTGTTCGTATGTCATGTATGTTCAGAGCAATCATGTCGCTGTTATCCGGCATTATTCCAGGAAAGACAGTTGTTCCTATGCTGCCTTGAAGATTCCCCCTTTCCATTTATTTGCAGGAATTTCTCCTGAGCGTTCCAAGCAGCCTTTAACCAAACTGTCTCTCTCCGAACTGCAGCCATCGCCGGCACCGTTGAACGGTAAATAGCCATAGATGGGAATGAAAGTGTCTGTCAGGCAGTGCAATGAGGACCAATGCAGCACAGACAAATTTAGAGGTGCCTGTGGTGTGCATTTCGGCGGACACAGCAGTGTATGCGCTTTACCATTTGTGCTGGCGCCCGAAGTCTCCGTCAGCAGGTGCCGTTGCCAGTGACTGAGATGCTGCACTGGTCTGTTTTTCATTTTTCCATCCTGGAGAGTGCCCTTCTTCGCCTTGAATATAATATAAACCTGAGGCCGGATTTTGGCAAAAACGGAAGTGAATTTGATACAAGCGCGCAAATGACGGTAACAACTGTTCGATGCGGGTATGATTAAACAACCAACGGATGCAGTTTACCTTCATATATCCGGAATTTGCCCTCTGAAATTCCATGTCTGGCGTTATTATTTTCTCAATCTGGAAAGCTCTTTCCTTCAGTCCTATTGCATACGCAAGATGCAGAAGATCCGCCGAACTTAGCTTTGTTTCCTATATGAGTTCCAGACCTGCAGCAATCATGCAGGAAGGCATTCTGATGCGTCAATAACGTGTGTTGCTGTTCTTTCCTGCCCTTGGTGAATGGCCTGATGTAATATTTCTGCATGAGATTGAAAAGTCTGAAAACGCCGGAACCAGAGTGCGTCAAGCGCTAATGGCTTAATTGTACCGGCACCCCCCTCGTTTCTACCGTCGGGTTCAAGGCCGACCACATTTTTTACTTCCAGCTTTCAAAACATCTACGTCTAATCCGGGTGCATGCCATTCCGGGATTGTCCCGTTACCTTGCCCTTCTGAGTGCAGATCTCAGCTCTGTCTCGAATTCATCGGGTCTGGAGAGGTTTATCAGATGGTCTGCCCCCGGGACAATGACCAGCTTGGAATCTGGAATTTCCCTGGATACGAGTTTTGCAAAGGGCAACGATGAACGATCATCCCTGTCACCCACGAGGACTGTTGTCGGCGTATGAACAGTCTTCAGAAGAGGGGAGGCATGTCGCCGATTTTGCCAGGAAACGGAGCGCAGACGGCTGGCTCAGTTTACATTCACAGTGGCTATGTCCCCCACTTTCCTTCCTTTTACCAGGGCATAGATTATGCCTGCGATGATCCAGATGCCTGCAATATACGCATA of Candidatus Sysuiplasma jiujiangense contains these proteins:
- a CDS encoding alpha/beta hydrolase encodes the protein MGDRDDRSSLPFAKLVSREIPDSKLVIVPGADHLINLSRPDEFETELRSALRRAR